The sequence TGCTTCAAGGATAAGGAGTGTACTTTCTTCTTCTCCCTAGGTATTCCCTCTCCTTAGATTACCTTGTTCAATGCCCCtacttaaatatttcatttatactCATGACTCCCAAATTTATGTCCTTAGCTTTGAATCCTCCCCTGAGCTCTAAGTGTATATTAGGATGTCTAAAAGACATGACAGATACTACTGACcaataaaaaatatctattttcattCCTACCAAAACACATGTCCCTCTCTCAATCTCCTGTGCCTTTTCAAATAGCATCATTCCCCTTGTTCTTCAGCATTACAAAAGTGCCATtaaggatgtggaacaactggTTTATATTTAATTCATGTGTAACATTCAAAATGGCATTCTGATTCATATAATGAAGATTATAATAGTAGCTTCACATTTAGAAGAGATATTAACTTAATTCGTAGAAAAAGCACTCAAGTTTCAAAGAAATTGACAAAGCACAAATGTCATCAGGATGCCACACATAACATGCACAAATTTCTAAATACAAACCTAGTGTAGTCTGCCCCCAAACCACAAAGTAAATAATCAGTCAACACATTTTTTATTAAGTGCTTCCACTGGACTAGACTTGTACTTCATCATACTTTTACCTTAGTGATCTAAAAAGTCATGACTTCAGCCCTCAAGTGGACACAGGAGATAGGCAATAAACAAGTAATAAATTAACAGTTACTACTTAAAATCAGGAAAGGGCGATAGATTTAAGGAAAGTCAATATTTAAAAGGTGACGGAAAGCTTCTctaagtttttttctttgcttgtttcaaCTGAGTGCAACAAATTCTGAGAAATTATGATCTACAGACACTGTGCAAGGTAATGAGAATACAATGATGTATAATGTATATTATCTGACACCAAGAGGATAATAGTCTACTATCCATAACTATTAAAGTGATGGTTGATGCTCTTTGATTTTCCTAAATAAATGCTTAATTCACTTACTTAGTCTGAAATCTAATTTTGAAtatcagaatttaatttttattcttactgTAATTTACCTAGACCATGGTttcaaatatgttaaatataacaCCTACTTTGGAattaatatatatcaaaattttgtatatgttgtcattgtttttttctgtaattatgtaagaaaaatagTCCATAGTTACTATGAATTTTATAACTCTTTAAAATAAGTGTTTAGTTACTCAGAAGATAATTTCTGTACATTTTAATTATAGTCATATATATACTGTAATGTACATTATTTAGTCTTCGGAAATTCATACATTTGGAAAACAGATTCACTATGCTTGAATTTTCTATTGCCTCCTACCTGTACATGAGAGAAAAATCAATGCCATACATTTGTACAATGCGTGAAAATCTACAGGGGAGGAAGAGACTAATAGATGTGGCACAGAGGAATTTTAGGCTAAATGACTCTGAATGATACAATAATGGTAGTTACATGTCATATACTTGTGAAATCCATAGAATGCAATACATGTGAACCCTAGTGTAAAATATAGACATTAGTTGATAATGATGGGAAAAATATAGGTTCACCAATCGCAATAAATGTAGCACTCTGAGGTGGAATACTGATAGTGAGGAAAGCGGTGTATGTGTGAGATCAGGTATGTGTGAGGTATGAGAACTCTGTATCTtgcactcaattttgctgtgagctTAACACTAccctaaaaaacaaaatccactaaaatgaaacaaataaatatatagggGAAAAACCTATAAGTGTGTGTACATAggtgcatatgtatatatttatgcataaaCATGGAGACACACATAACTATGTTAAGTGTATATTAAACACATgtggtataaatataaatatattaacatgTTTGTATAAACACAAATGCACAAAGAAACTTTATGACACTGTATCTGTATATATTATTAATCCTCATGAGAGCTTTTTGAGATACATACCTTTGTCATTTTAATGGCATACAATTCAAGACAGAATGTTGACATCTCTACCAAAGTTCACTTGGCTCTAAAGGCCACAGCAGGGGCTTGCCCTGACCTCTGTTGTTAACCATTTTTTGTAATCACCTTATTACACTCTTCTGCTGAATTAGTATCATTATAActaaaaacatctttttaaaaatgtcttaaagCTTACAAGTTATATTTCAAtatttgtgttgaggactctggcAACCTTGTATTTAACTAgctgtttttatttgaggattgTATTAAGAGGACAGCTCCTTTTCTGTAGTTAAAGCAATAAGGGCATTAACAGAAAGACATATTAAATTTACTTTGGgatgtaaatatttttcagtgtGTGATGGCTTACGAGAAATCCCACATGGGCACTagtaaatgatatatatttttgcaaACTTTCCTCAAGCCATGAGATTCTTCAAGGCTGACATGATTTGATTTGGTGAATGATGTGGGTGGTGTTAAAATTGAGTCGTTTCTTACATTTAATTGAGGGAGTTAACTTGCCCTTtgtttaaaattgatatttttccTGATTCATTGAGCAACCACATCCCTTAATACCGACACTTCTAGGCTGGCTAGAAGATTCAGACATCATTACTGTCAATTTAACTtaaccattttcatttttaaattaaagtgaaCCTTTAACCACCTATCACAACCCACTGTCTTTTCTTCATCTATGTGAGTGTCTACTGGAATGGTCAGTTTAcacattaatgtatttttttagatttttaaaatgaaaaaaatagctgACATAATGCTGCAACACAAAATGCAAGGTCACCtgtcaggaaaaaggaaaacccaGGTAAATAATCTCAGGAGCAGATTTCTTAATGTTTGGCTTATTccacatttatttaatacttaaaaCTGCCAGAATGGGTGCAGGGCCTAAAAAGAACTTGGTAATAGGGATTTAGATAGAAAATTTTGACAGTTACATGACTGTATAAGAAAGTTCCAATTCAATGTTTTGGAGATGTATAATGTTTGCATGAAGGATGTATGACTGTTTTTTCTACATAATTTGGAGTCATTGGCAGGTACCACTCTATCTTATTTAGTGTGGGTAGTTTCTCACAGAAGGTAGATTTGATTGAAAGATGGCAGTGAAcaattatttttcctctatttccaTAGAAATTCCTACCAGTTTTTAACTGATTAACCTGTTTTTGATAGTTAATCAGTTACTTAAGCTTCCACAGAATTAACTAATGCCTGCTTTAATAGCACCTCAAATCATAATGGAAAATTGTTTCCTAGTCCATCTTGACACAGACCAAATCATCACACTGAGATTTATCATAACATAATGAAGCCTAACACTTGTTTGTCCCTTACAAGATATGTAAGTTGCATGACACATTCAtactatttgctttttaaaactggGATACACTGTTAACTAAATGCTACTGAATTCTCTGGTCAGATGGTTTGGTGTTAGTAAGAAGTAATtacctggccaggcgcggtggctcacgcctataatcccagcactgcgaggctgaggcaggcggatcacaaggtcaagagattgagaccatcctggccaacatggtgaaacccaatccctactaaaaacacaattagcctggcatagtggtgcatgcctgtaatccaagctacctgggaggctaaggcaggagaactgcttgaacccaggaggcagaggttgcagtgaagcaagagcatgccactgcactccagcctggaggcagagcgagactccatcttaaataaataaataaataaataaataaataaataaataaaagtaattaccTCTGTATACTCAGCAACACTGTCTATTTTGTCCAGATTACAAAGGTCTGCTCTCCCATTGGAGGGCATTCTCTGCCACAGTACAAAGGCCCACGTACAAGCCTATTTCATATGCCACACTCTCAAGCATGgctttccacaagaacttcctcTAAGAAACTGTTCCAATATGACAAGTCCTGCATAAAGCATTGGTAAAACGTATTGTGTTACTCTATACAAATTATTCTCACTTAGTCTAGTTGAGTGAGAACTTAAACTTTACCTTTATTTTTCCAACTTAAAGGGATATCAGAATATTTCATGTCTTCAAGCAagctttaaattattaatttaataactCTAATCTTCTTGAATCTATTCCAAGTTAATACGGTATTGGTTATGCATGGTTCTGCTACCAATAAACAATGTTGATGAAAGATAAATGgaaaagtattttatgtttttttctaattaaaataaatggagAATTATACTTATCAGCAAGAGAATAATGAGGCCTAAAACGTTTTTGTCCCTTAAAAGATATGTAGGTTGCATGACACGTTGATactatttgtttaaaaacaaatggtATACACTGTTAATTAAATGCTAGCAGAAAATTTTcgaaaatttttcaaaatgtttttcaaaaataaaacatatacttTGATCCCATGCTGGAAAAACCTATATTTGTagacttatttaaaatataaagctaAACTTTGAAGGCAATAAATCACaaaatctttaaatataaatattagatgTATCTTTATGATTTCTGCAGTTTTGGTGTTGGTGGGGGATGCAGGTTATCAGCTATTTGAGCCTTCACAGGGTTAATTAATGCCTGCTTTAATAATAACTTAAATCATAATGAAAATTTGTGTTTCCATGTGGTCCATTTTGACACAGACCAAGTTATCACACTGAGATTTATCATAGCAggaatgttttgaaaataaattttttaaaatacctaatTCGTAATGAGCTAAATTTCATTTGCAATGTTGCTTTCATAATTTATTTggtatatgtttattttctgacaatatttattgagtaggaATACTGTTGTGAGTAGTTGAGATGTAGCCAGCATCTTTCCCTTTATTCTTCTCAATAACCTTGCTTCCTCTTGTGAACTAacatcttacacacacacacataaaaaaggGCTTTGCCTTTTTCCATGGGTGAAGCATAAAACCTGACTTACATGTATCAGTCCAGTATACGCCTTTATCAAATGACTTTACTAAAGGTAACTCCCATTGTCTTAGGAATTTtagaaattagattttttttttctctctccatcacAGGGTTAAAGAAACGAAACCTAGAATAGTTTTCATTATTTGCCGCCATGCAGAACATAAAGCTGAGGGGTTAGAGCCAAGAAACATCCTAGGGAAACTGATCTAAATCCTAATCACATCTATTGCTAAGTCAACATTAACTCTTGGCATTGTTAATCATGTAACATAATAATTTTTctgcaatttatttttccaatttgagTCAGATCTGCAGTTACTCGTAAAGAAGTATACAACATATAGGGCATTTGTTACCAGGAGTGGGGTTACAGGTAATGGGctagaatagtttttaaaaaataactctgtCATACAAGAAGGTAAAAATATTTGTTCTTCAGTTGAATAACAGTTGGTTTACTTTGGACCTTACAACACGTGTTACCAATATTACAGTATTcagtaactgaaaaaaaaaataggtaagatGATGGattctatactaaaaaaaaaaaaaaaaaaaaagatgaaatattgcTTTGATATTTACTTCTGAAAACAGACAGAAAGGAATGTTTTACCAAGAGTGGCTCTTCTGTCTGTGATCTGTAACAAAAGTATTACACTTAATTTTGAGGGTCCTCCATGCTTGGGAGAGTTGAATTACTTAAACCAAAGAGAGAGCTGGCTATAAAATATTCAGAGATGAGAGACATAGTAGGAGAAAATATAAAGGAATAGGAAATATATGGCCTTCCCCTAGCATATTTGTAAAGTATTGTCttattgaaaaattatataaacacattatggaaataaaactgaaataaggATTGAGAGGCAGTATAAATACTCACCCACTAATTCCCATTGTTTCTATCGGCTTCTGCAAAGATACAGATTATATATACAAGTGTATGTAAATAATCTTCAAAATATGTCTTATACAGATAAATGTTCCCCaattaaagatgaaaacaaataataacacCATTATTTTTCGAAAGTCTTTCATGTGACTATCTAATTTTCAACTTATTGAAGGTTGGTACATGTTTTCCAAATGTAATTAGCTGACATTCTTTTTATACACATGCCAAGTATTATTTTTCAATATGGTACACAAACAATATTTTTCTAAGATGCTGTGGTTACTGATCTTATAAGGCCTCATTAAGaatcatttttaataaacatatataaaaaagacTAAGTCCAATAtcctttttaaagtaatatttaattTCATGAATTCCCATTTACAAGTGGAATGGACAGGAATGATTTTAACTCTtcagtaatatttttatattaattaatgaTATTTTGATGCAATATATATGGCAATAAACCTCCATATGTGTTACCCATtagtactgtatttttttaaatggggatgTAGCACTAATAATCACTACctgtaaaataaagaacattattATTTTGGTGATTTTACAAATCTTTTCTGAGttataattcttaaaaaataaactctaacAATTAGAGAATACTATTTGATTTCCACCTTTTTAGTACTTTTACCCCAAAGCAAACATTAAACACATAACCTTGATAGGACAGACCATCCGTTTGGTATTATGAAACACTGGTGGGACTAAGAACTAGTATCATTGATATGCAAAATTGTGCGGTTATCTCTGCAAATCATCAGGAAAATTTGAAAggttaaaaatcaaaacaaaatatagtGGTGATCCCCAAAACTATTTTGACATTATTTTGACGATGAGTAATTAAGTCTCaaccaaaatctttttttttttttcccattcataaTAATCACCCTATCctcaaatgtctttaaaaaatacatgaaacagttcaataacaaaaaccaaagaGCACGAActattttcaaaaacagaaaaatctctaGTGCGGAAAGAAATCTCAAAGAGCAGATTCCTTTGCAGACGTTAATCAATGCGCTTGCAAATATTATGAagatttctctttcctctttggcAGACAGTCTACTCTATTTGAAGTTTCCATTCCCACTccgttttctgttctttttttagaAGATCTTGACCGTTTCTTCTTCATACATGAGGCCTGAATATTAGAATCTTCTATCCACCTCTGAAGCCGGAGAGTAATTAAGTTCCATGTTACATAGGCTTGGATCGTGCAACTGGACGACAGAACAGCAATTTTAGCTGCCAACACATTTACATTTCCAGTAATGGCATCAGGATTCTGATTCTGCGATCCAGCCAGGTGAAACCCAACAGTGAGTACGGAAACAATTAAAGTCATAAGTCTACCCAAGATAAACACAATGGCCCACAGAGATATGCCTTTCTGGTACTTTTCATCACTAAAGTAAAACAGGCCGCACATGTGGGAAAGTAATTCAACAAAATAATGCAGTACCAAAAGAAGAAGTCCCAAATGATTCAAGTACAACAGATAAGCTCCAGTAATGTGAAAGAGGTGAAGACCAATGTAGACAAGTTGACGAGGGATGTCCTGTTTTCTGATTTTCTGGAAGTAGAGCTCAGGAAGAGCATGAAACCAGTAAGCCAACTGGGATATGTAGAAAAACTTCATTTGAAATGTCATCATGCAATGGGGATGAGCCCTCCATATGAGAGTTGGGTCTGACAGGcagttttcagaaattaaaatgaatgtgccccaaatacaagaaaaaaagtagaacacACTAAACTGACCAGATTCATTAAACTTGTTTTGTTTCGCTTTGGTGAACTGCATTCTCTTGTTAATTTTATCCAACACATATTCCTGAATTGTGGCATGAATAATGATTGCCACCAGCATGTAGAAGAAAACCGTGGCCAAATCTTTGACACCATAATAATAGAGGGACTTTGATCCCGTGGTTGGTTCCTCTGCTGCAGGGACAGCAACACTGTGTTGAAGAGTGAGAAACACGATGGATGCTTCTGCTGTTCCCTCGAACACAAGCCCCAGCAGGAAGAACATCCCCACGCAGGAGACGATGTCCGCATGATTCTGCAGGATGAATTCCTGGCTCAGAACGGGGGGGTTCCTGGTGCTCTTCTTACGGAGCCCCATGGTGGCGCTTCCCGGATACTCACCGGCGAGCCGCAGCTGCCTCCCCCTGGCTGCTCCTCACAGCGCGGCCGCCACGGTAGCGGCTCCGGGGGCTCCACTTCCCATCCTGAAGTCAGTCCCGGGTCGCCGCGGccgcccagaaaaaaaaataaatcaaaggcGAGGGCCGAGCAGAGCTGAGCATGCGCACCAGGGGGACGGCGGAGGCAGGGAAGGAAATCGAGCGCCGCGCCCCTACCCGGCGCCAGGCCCGGGGTTGAGAGCGGTGATCTTCAACGTTGATCGTCGCTTCTTCAAACTCGCTGCCATCGTCAAGAtgctcctgaattcttttttcagTGGCATCTTCATTAGTAATCATGATAAACCTATAGAGCTCTGGTTATTCTTCAAATCATTAATTATAACAACAATAgcataataataacagcaaactCCCAGTACTACTTATCAGTtgctgtgctaagcattttatttatatttatgaatttaaCTTTCCTGAAACACCCAATGAGGTAGATACTGTGATAatctcccctcctccaccccttTTCAAGAGACAAaatactgaggcacagagaggt is a genomic window of Macaca mulatta isolate MMU2019108-1 chromosome 5, T2T-MMU8v2.0, whole genome shotgun sequence containing:
- the TRAM1L1 gene encoding translocating chain-associated membrane protein 1-like 1, producing MGLRKKSTRNPPVLSQEFILQNHADIVSCVGMFFLLGLVFEGTAEASIVFLTLQHSVAVPAAEEPTTGSKSLYYYGVKDLATVFFYMLVAIIIHATIQEYVLDKINKRMQFTKAKQNKFNESGQFSVFYFFSCIWGTFILISENCLSDPTLIWRAHPHCMMTFQMKFFYISQLAYWFHALPELYFQKIRKQDIPRQLVYIGLHLFHITGAYLLYLNHLGLLLLVLHYFVELLSHMCGLFYFSDEKYQKGISLWAIVFILGRLMTLIVSVLTVGFHLAGSQNQNPDAITGNVNVLAAKIAVLSSSCTIQAYVTWNLITLRLQRWIEDSNIQASCMKKKRSRSSKKRTENGVGMETSNRVDCLPKRKEKSS